Below is a genomic region from Henckelia pumila isolate YLH828 chromosome 3, ASM3356847v2, whole genome shotgun sequence.
atcacttttacaaaagcataatcttttgcaaacactcccttgttggtcccaggtgcggcattacgagatagaaactatgaaaatttaagaataaatagacaccaagatttacgtggaaaatccccaaaaattattagggtaaaaaccatgggcaagaccaaaagattccactataatatttgtagaattacaacctctctatgtgtttccaaagagacactcactctcttaatacaggagaaaacctatctcacaaatatatatataaacacactCAATTGCATTGAATGTTATTTAATCTGAAGAAGAAACTCAGAATGAGATGATGAAAATGAGAATCAGACGCACATATTTATAGGTCCAAAGTGTGAGAATGAAAATTCTCAATAGAATTTTCATTCTCGGTTTTACGTACACTTGTAATGCATACCAAGTCATTTGCTGCCACCTTACCCCGTTTGTCAGATTTGACTTTTCCACCCAacatttctcccacttggagatttgattgagaattaaaCACATCTCCACACATCCTTTCAATCTTGCCTTTCCCTGCTGCTTACGTTTCTGCTAGGCCACTTGAGTATCTACACCACTCAAATTTCTATGTGTTCACTGGCTTTGTCATAATATCAACAATGTTATCCTTCGTATGGATTTTCTGCATATCCACACTTCCTTCCTCTACTACCTCTCGTACAAAGTGAAATTGaactccaatgtgtttagttctggaatgaaaggctggattccttgcaatgtgcaaggcactctgactgtcacaaaatagaggaatcttttcttgtttgtgcccaagctcctccaataaccttttaatccatattacctccttgcaagcttgagtagctgtcatgtattctgcctcagttgTAGATAATGCCACAACTGTTTGTAGTTTTGAAACCCAGCTGACTGCACCTCCTGcaactgtaaacacataaccagtagtaGATTTTCTCTTATCTCGATCACCTGCgtaatctgaatccacatagcccctgagtgtagaatctgatcctccaaaacataatgcagcatccgaggtacccttaatgtacctaaggatcctcttaaccgTGCTCCAATGCTCTTGTCCAGGATTCACCATATACCGGCTGACTGCTCCCATTGCTTGTGCAATGTCTGGTCTTGTACAGATCATAGCGAACATTAAACTTCccactgctgatgcatacggtactcgagacatATCCATTCTCTCTGCTTCACTGCTAGGACACATCTcagaagataacttgaagttaataggaagaggggttgaaactggcttactatcttgcatgttgaagcgctgcaagactttcttcaaataatttttctgggaAAGCCAAATTTTCCTTTTACTTCTGTCTCGgtgaacttgcatccctagaatattgtttgctggtcccaagtccaccatatcaaattccctagcaactgtgccttcaattcttggacccgatctttgttggggcctgctaccaacatgtcgtccacgtacaacagcaaaatgatataatcatcatcaccaGACCTCTTGAAATACGTACAAGGGTATGCACTAAGTCTGTTGTACCCAAGActcatgatataggaatcaaatctcttgtaccaacacctcggcgcctgtttgagaccgtacagagatttattcaacctgcaaaccaagttctctttgcctttttccgcaaaaccttctggctgaagcatatagatttcttcttcaagatcaCCATGATGAAATGCCGTTTTCACATCTAGCTGTTCTAGATGTAGGTCAAACACCGCACACAATGCCAATACTACCCTGACTATTGAAAGTCGAACCACAtgagaaaatatctcattgaagtcaatACCTTCTTTCTGAGCGTACCCTTTGACAAGAAATCTTGCACGATACCgctccacttggttattgccatCACGTTTGATCTTGTAGACCCATCTGTTACCGATAGCTTTCCTCCCTCGtggtagtgtaacaagatcccaagttttATTCCTGTCCAATGCTTTCAATTCCTCCTACATCGCTGTCATCCACAGGGATAAATCCGAGCTATGAGTAGCCTCATGGAAACTCGATGACTCACCATCCTCTATTAATAGACAATATGCAATGTTGCTTTCTGTGAAGCCACGGTTATGCATGAACTATAGCAAAGGAATTTTAACAGGTTTATGCTTGCACTATAGCAAAGGAGTTGTTACAGCTAGCAACCAAGAGTTGTAACAGTTGAAATAATGAGGAATCATGGCTGATAATGAGCATTATTGGCCATGAATGAGGAGACCCTTCACCTGGTTATTTTCTCCTATAAATAGTGGCAGAAACCTCAAGTAAATCACACAAAAATTCGAGAACCACCACTTCACATTTTGGGCTCCAGCTCTGTCATTTCTAAGCAGCAGAATTCTGTCCAAGTATTGAGCAGAATATCTGTCAAAGTTGAAGCGTACTTCCTGTCCCAGTTTCGAGCAATCAACTACAACAAGCTAAGTCAAGAAGCTGCCCGAAGTCGATCCAAGAAGCAGTGCCGAAGTAAATCTTGAACCTGGTTCGAGATTTGCTCTAGTTTGAAGGCCTTCCGCAACTCAGACTTCTGCACGATTTGTTTATAAATCGAATACTGTAAGAGggcttatatttatatatgtttttaaaaacGTTCATGATcttgtttatgaaaattcaatcGTACATCGCCTGGTTCATATTTCTTTGAATTTCGTACATGTTTATTCCATGAAACTCCTTGTTATGcactgttagaattcgacttaaGAAATGGATAAAGAATTCCGAAAgcatgataagatatgatatgaccctgatgcggtgggttataataaccgtttaaggCCTCGCCCCCTTAGAGGAGTTTCATGGAATAAACATGTacgaaattcaaaaaaatatgaaCCAAGAGATGTACGATTGAATTTTCACAAACAAGATCATGAACgtttttaaaaacatatataaatataagccCTCATACAGTATTCGATTTATAAACAAATCATGCAGAAGTCTGAGTTGCGAAAGGCCTTCAAACTAGAGCAAATCTCGAACCAGGTTCAAGATTGACTTCGGCACCGCTTCTTGGATCGACTTCGGACAGCTTCTTGACTTAGCTTGTTGTAGTTGATTGCTCGAAACTAGGACATGAAGTACGCTTCAACTTTGACAGAAATTCTGCTCAATACTTGGATAGAATTCTGCTGCTTAGAAATGACAGAGCTGGAGCCCGAAATGTGAAGTGGTGGTGCTCGAATTTTTGTGTGATTTCCTTGAGGTTTCTGCCACTATTTATAGGAGAAAATAACCAGGTGAAGGGTCTCCTCATTCATGGCCAATAATGCTCATTATCAGCCATGATTCCTCATTATTTCAGCTGTTACAACTCTTGGTTGCTAGCTGTTACAACTCCTTTGCTATAGTGCATGCATAAACCTGTTACAATTCCTTTGCTATAGTTCATGCATAACCGTGGCTTCACATTCCTCCCACCTTGGGggaagtttcgtcctcgaaacttggatTGGCTTGTTCTACAAAAAGAAATGGATAGAGATTTTGCATATTCTCTTCCaattcccaagtggcctccctCTCCGTGTGATTATACCACTGGACTTTTACATATGGAATGGTTCTTCGCCTCAAAATTTGATCCTTAGTATCAACTATTCGAATTGGAACCTCTTCGTACTTGAGCCCCTTATTCAGATTTCCTTCAATTACCAGAGGTTCAATTTCAAGGACATGACTGGGATCTGGAATGTACTTTCTTAATTGAGAAATATGGAAAACATTGTGAATCCTTGACATATCTAGTGGTAAAGCTAGTCTATACTCCAAGGTTCCTACtttgtccagaatctcgaatggTCCGACATATCTGGGATTCAATTTTCCAATTTTACCAAATCGAACAACTCCTTTCATGGGTGAGATTTTTACATACGCCTTTTCACCTACTTCAAATTCCAACGGTCGTCTTTTCATATCAGCCCAACTCTTTTttcgatcttgagcagctttgagtCTTTCCTTGATGATGGTTACTTTTTCTATAGTTTCTTGTACCAGTTCAGGTCCAGTGATGGCTTTCTCTCCTACTTCATCCCAGTATAAAGGTGAGCGACACTTtctcccatataatgcttcgtatggtgccataccaatactgctgtggtaactattgttgtaagcaaaTTCGATTAAAGATAAATGTTCACTTCAGTTACCACTAAAGTCTAGAGCACAAGCCCTCagcatgtcctccaatgtttgGATCGTTCTCTATGTTTTGCCATCAGTTTGAGGGTGATAGGCCGTACTGAGAGTGACCTTGGTTCCCATGACATTtttgtggtatcagagacgcCAGGTTCATAATCCGGGTGGGAATTCCTTAGAAATGTTTTGGCAGTTTCTCGTAGTAGGCCAAAAGGCCAATGTAGTCCCCTTCGAAACGATCTCACAAATCAAAGTCATCCCAAAATTACATTTTTCCATGAGTTAACTCTTATTTCGGCCGAATTCATTCGTTTAGGCCTCCGAAATCGCGTTTTTGCCTTTTTAGGAAAGATTTAGAATGCTTataactttttataaaaaactcgaaatccaattcCGTTGATTGTGTCACGATTCTCACAATCGATACTGTCAGCTCaaataaaaatctcaaaattttccattttTCGAAATTTTTTTCGAAGAGCCCCGTTTCTCTTGTAATTATTGCAAACTGTTCATGTGTTGTGTAATTGCTGATTTCTGATATTTTGTTCTAAGCCTTGCCTTTCCATTTGTTTTCTTTCAGGAAATGGCACCCAGTTTTCCTCGTACCCGTGCCCATTCCATCTTTCGAATGAAGCAACTGGTTATTGATAACCAGAAGCATAAGATTACTCGATTTTGCGCTAAGGTTGTTCTTGCTAGGCGTGAGCAGCGAGAATGGGAGAAGAGGGCCAACAAGTACTTATATGAGTTAGAGAAAGTGAGGGGGGATAACATATATCTCCGTGATGACATGGACCTTAATCACTTCCGTGAGGAAGCTCTGCAAAACCAAGTGATTAAGTCTGAAGAAGAGCATAACAAAACGAAAGGAAAAATGAAGGCAGCTGAGATAAAGCATAAGCAGACGAAAGACAGATTGAGGACAACACAGGACACCATAGCAGAGCTGTCTGGTGTTTTTAGCCACTTGACTAAACAAGTGGAGCATGAGAAGCAGTTGGGGCAGCAGTCCTACGCAGAACATGGGCAGCGTCGTCAACAGATGCGAGATCGTATCCAGCAGCAGGAAGCTCAAGTCCAGCAATTACAGGGTACAGTGGCAAACTTGAATAATCATAATGCTATTCTACTTCAGGCTGTAAATCAGCTTCAAGAAGAGGATTCTGAGGAAGAACCCGAGGAAGATCCGGAGGAGGATCCGAAAGAGATAGAGGTTGAGGAAGAGCCCGTCGAGGCCGTGGGGGATGGAGAAGTTATAGACTTAGATTAGTATGGATGCTTTAGTCACTATTCAGCTGTGTTTCTTTGTCACTTATTTCCAATTCTGTTGTTGTTTTAAATTCCAACAAAAACTATTAGTTGTTATTTTGATTCAGTGTTATTTTGAGATTCAATGAATGATCTTTTGATTATCTATGTGTCCAACTTGTCCAGTTATGCTTctaatacataaatatatcaaaatattagaAACTTTACGCGATTGTAGGACATGGACGAGAGGCCGGTACGCAACAATCGTAACCCACGCTATCGAAACCGTAACAACAACAATGAAGGGaatccaccaccaccaccaccaccaccaccaggGTTAGGCTTGAATCAAGCAGATTTGATGGTCATAGCAACCATTGTGGCTACCACCATTCAAGGGTTGG
It encodes:
- the LOC140888394 gene encoding uncharacterized protein, whose amino-acid sequence is MKRRPLEFEVGEKAYVKISPMKGVVRFGKIGKLNPRYVGPFEILDKVGTLEYRLALPLDMSRIHNVFHISQLRKYIPDPSHVLEIEPLVIEGNLNKGLKYEEVPIRIVDTKDQILRRRTIPYVKVQWYNHTEREATWELEENMQNLYPFLFVEQANPSFEDETSPKVGGM